The Pseudomonas sp. R4-35-07 genome contains a region encoding:
- the glyS gene encoding glycine--tRNA ligase subunit beta, translated as MSAQDFLVELGTEELPPKALNTLADAFLAGIEKGLHSAGLKFAAKKVYAAPRRLAVLLTALETQQPDRNINLDGPPRQAAFDAEGNPTQAALGFAKKCGVELSEIDQSGPKLRFSQVIAGKPTASLLPTIVEDSLNDLPIPKRMRWGARKEEFVRPTQWLVMLLGDQVIECTILAQKAGRDSRGHRFHHPQSVRITSPASYLDDLRAAYVLADANERRELISKRTEELARLQEGTAIVPPSLLDEVTALVEWPVPLVCSFEERFLDVPQEALITTMQDNQKYFCLLDVDGKLLPRFITVANIESKDPQQIIAGNEKVVRPRLTDAEFFFKQDKKQKLEDFNLRLQNVVFQEKLGSVYDKAVRVSKLAAYIAPRIGGDAAWAARAGLLSKCDLATEMVGEFPEMQGVAGYYYALNDGEPNDVALALNEQYMPRGAGAELPSTLTGAAVAIADKLDTLVGIFGIGMLPTGSKDPYALRRAALGVLRILIDKKLDLDLTQAVVFAVGQFGTKVKQAGLAEQVLEFVFDRLRARYEDEGVDVSVYLSVRALQPGSALDFDQRVQAVQAFRKLPEADALAAVNKRVSNLLSKADNLGTAEVDPGLFADAKEFSLNSAIAKAENAVKPLIAERNYAEALARLASLREPVDAFFEAVMINAEDAGVRKNRYAMLARLRGLFINIADISVLG; from the coding sequence ATGAGTGCTCAAGATTTCCTGGTTGAACTGGGCACCGAAGAGCTGCCACCAAAGGCATTGAACACCCTGGCCGATGCATTCCTGGCCGGTATCGAAAAAGGCCTGCACAGCGCCGGCCTGAAGTTCGCCGCGAAAAAGGTCTACGCCGCGCCACGCCGCCTGGCGGTATTGCTCACTGCGCTGGAAACCCAGCAGCCGGACCGCAATATCAACCTGGATGGCCCGCCGCGTCAGGCCGCGTTCGACGCCGAAGGCAACCCGACTCAGGCAGCACTGGGCTTTGCCAAGAAGTGCGGCGTCGAGCTGAGCGAAATTGACCAGAGCGGCCCGAAACTGCGTTTCAGCCAGGTCATCGCCGGCAAGCCAACGGCCAGCCTGTTGCCGACCATCGTCGAAGATTCCCTGAACGACCTGCCAATCCCCAAGCGCATGCGCTGGGGTGCTCGCAAGGAAGAGTTCGTACGCCCAACCCAATGGCTAGTGATGCTGCTCGGTGACCAGGTCATCGAGTGCACCATCCTCGCCCAGAAGGCCGGCCGCGATTCCCGTGGCCACCGCTTCCACCATCCGCAGAGCGTGCGCATCACCTCGCCGGCCAGCTACCTCGATGACCTGCGCGCCGCCTACGTGCTGGCCGACGCCAATGAGCGTCGCGAGCTGATCAGCAAGCGCACCGAAGAGCTGGCTCGCCTGCAGGAAGGCACCGCCATCGTGCCGCCAAGCCTGCTCGACGAAGTGACCGCCCTGGTTGAGTGGCCCGTGCCGCTGGTCTGCTCGTTCGAAGAACGCTTCCTCGATGTGCCGCAGGAAGCCCTGATCACCACCATGCAGGACAACCAGAAGTACTTCTGCCTGCTGGATGTGGATGGCAAGTTGCTGCCGCGCTTTATCACCGTGGCCAACATCGAGAGCAAGGACCCACAGCAGATCATCGCCGGTAACGAGAAAGTCGTGCGTCCGCGCCTGACTGACGCCGAGTTCTTCTTCAAGCAAGACAAGAAGCAGAAGCTCGAAGACTTCAACCTGCGCCTGCAAAACGTGGTGTTCCAGGAAAAACTCGGCAGCGTCTACGACAAGGCCGTGCGCGTTTCCAAGCTGGCGGCCTACATCGCGCCGCGCATTGGTGGCGACGCCGCCTGGGCCGCACGCGCAGGCCTGCTTTCCAAGTGCGACCTGGCTACCGAGATGGTCGGCGAATTCCCTGAGATGCAAGGCGTAGCCGGTTACTACTACGCCCTCAACGACGGCGAGCCGAACGACGTGGCCCTGGCGCTGAACGAGCAGTACATGCCGCGTGGTGCCGGTGCCGAGCTGCCAAGCACCCTGACCGGCGCGGCCGTGGCCATCGCTGACAAGCTGGACACGCTGGTCGGCATCTTCGGTATCGGCATGTTGCCTACCGGCAGCAAAGACCCGTATGCCCTGCGCCGTGCAGCCCTGGGCGTGCTGCGTATCCTGATCGACAAGAAGCTGGACCTCGACCTGACCCAGGCCGTGGTGTTTGCCGTCGGCCAGTTCGGTACCAAGGTCAAGCAAGCGGGCCTGGCCGAGCAAGTGCTGGAGTTCGTGTTCGACCGCCTGCGTGCACGTTACGAGGACGAGGGCGTGGACGTTTCCGTATACCTGTCGGTACGTGCCCTGCAACCGGGTTCGGCGCTGGACTTCGACCAGCGCGTACAAGCCGTACAGGCGTTCCGCAAGCTGCCGGAAGCCGATGCCCTGGCCGCCGTGAACAAACGTGTATCGAACCTGCTGAGCAAAGCCGACAACCTCGGCACTGCCGAAGTCGACCCAGGTCTGTTCGCCGACGCCAAGGAGTTCTCGCTGAACTCGGCTATCGCCAAGGCGGAAAACGCCGTGAAGCCGCTGATCGCCGAGCGTAACTACGCCGAAGCGTTGGCGCGGTTGGCGTCGCTGCGTGAGCCGGTGGATGCGTTCTTCGAAGCGGTGATGATCAACGCCGAAGATGCCGGCGTGCGGAAAAACCGCTACGCCATGCTGGCGCGTCTGCGTGGGTTATTCATCAACATCGCTGACATTTCCGTACTGGGCTGA
- the def gene encoding peptide deformylase: MAILNILEFPDSRLRTIAKPVAVVDDKVRQLVDDMFETMYEAPGIGLAATQVNVHLRVVVMDLSEDRSEPRVYINPEFEPLTDEMGEYQEGCLSVPEFYENVERPLRVKIKALDRDGKPFELIAEGLLAVCIQHECDHLNGKLFVDYLSTLKRDRIKKKLEKKHRQQA, encoded by the coding sequence ATGGCTATTTTGAACATCCTCGAATTTCCCGACTCGCGCCTGCGCACGATCGCCAAGCCGGTGGCCGTAGTGGACGACAAGGTTCGTCAGTTGGTCGATGACATGTTTGAAACAATGTATGAAGCCCCGGGCATCGGCCTCGCCGCGACCCAGGTCAACGTGCACCTGCGCGTCGTGGTCATGGACCTCTCCGAAGATCGCAGCGAACCGCGGGTGTACATCAACCCCGAGTTCGAACCGCTGACCGACGAGATGGGCGAATACCAGGAAGGTTGCCTGTCGGTGCCGGAGTTCTACGAGAACGTCGAACGCCCATTGCGCGTTAAGATCAAGGCCCTGGACCGCGACGGCAAGCCGTTCGAGCTGATTGCCGAAGGCCTGTTGGCGGTGTGCATCCAGCACGAGTGCGACCACCTCAACGGCAAGCTGTTTGTCGATTACCTGTCCACGCTCAAACGTGACCGGATCAAGAAGAAGCTGGAAAAAAAGCATCGCCAGCAAGCTTGA
- a CDS encoding tetratricopeptide repeat protein: protein MLESLEKMLAKGADNSLLRFGLGKGYLDLKDHAKAAEHLQKCVEFDPKYSAAWKLLGKAQLGQGDNAAARDAWERGIQAAQTHGDKQAEKEMTVFLKKLDRQA from the coding sequence ATGCTCGAATCCCTGGAGAAAATGCTCGCCAAGGGCGCGGATAATTCGCTGCTAAGGTTTGGCTTAGGCAAGGGTTATCTGGATCTGAAGGACCACGCCAAGGCGGCCGAGCACCTACAGAAATGTGTCGAGTTCGACCCTAAGTATTCGGCGGCCTGGAAGTTGTTGGGCAAGGCGCAGTTGGGGCAGGGTGATAACGCTGCCGCACGAGACGCGTGGGAAAGAGGCATACAGGCGGCCCAGACCCATGGCGACAAACAGGCCGAAAAAGAGATGACGGTGTTCCTGAAGAAACTCGACCGCCAAGCCTGA
- the glyQ gene encoding glycine--tRNA ligase subunit alpha, with protein MSQPTPAVRTFQDLILALQQYWAEQGCVVLQPYDMEVGAGTFHTATFLRAIGPETWNAAYVQPSRRPTDGRYGENPNRLQHYYQFQVVLKPNPDNFQELYLGSLKHVGLDPLVHDIRFVEDNWESPTLGAWGLGWEVWLNGMEVTQFTYFQQAGGIECYPVTGEITYGLERLAMYLQGVDSVYDLVWADGPFGKVTYGDVFHQNEVEQSTYNFEHANVDKLFELFDFYESEAKRLIELDQPLPLPSYEMVLKASHTFNLLDARRAISVTARQQYILRVRTLARSVAQAYLLARAKLGFPMATPDLRDEVLAKLEAAQ; from the coding sequence GTGAGCCAGCCTACGCCAGCCGTGCGTACCTTCCAAGACTTGATCCTCGCCCTCCAGCAATACTGGGCCGAGCAAGGTTGTGTGGTACTTCAGCCCTACGATATGGAAGTAGGCGCCGGCACTTTCCACACCGCTACATTCCTGCGGGCCATCGGCCCGGAAACCTGGAACGCCGCTTATGTGCAGCCCAGTCGTCGCCCGACTGACGGCCGCTACGGCGAGAACCCGAACCGTCTGCAGCATTACTACCAGTTCCAGGTGGTATTGAAGCCCAACCCGGACAACTTCCAGGAACTGTACCTGGGCTCGCTGAAACATGTCGGCCTGGACCCACTGGTCCACGACATCCGTTTTGTCGAAGACAACTGGGAATCACCGACCCTTGGCGCTTGGGGCCTGGGCTGGGAAGTGTGGCTCAACGGCATGGAAGTGACGCAATTCACGTACTTCCAGCAAGCGGGCGGCATCGAGTGCTACCCGGTAACCGGCGAAATCACCTACGGCCTCGAGCGCCTGGCCATGTACCTGCAAGGCGTGGACTCGGTCTACGACCTGGTGTGGGCTGACGGCCCGTTCGGCAAGGTCACCTACGGCGACGTGTTCCACCAGAACGAAGTGGAGCAGTCCACTTACAACTTCGAACACGCCAACGTCGACAAGCTGTTCGAACTGTTCGACTTCTATGAAAGCGAAGCCAAGCGCCTGATCGAACTCGACCAGCCGCTGCCGTTGCCAAGCTATGAAATGGTGTTGAAGGCGTCCCATACCTTCAACCTGCTGGACGCGCGCCGTGCCATCTCGGTAACCGCGCGCCAGCAATACATCCTGCGTGTACGCACCCTGGCGCGTTCCGTCGCCCAAGCCTACCTGCTGGCTCGCGCCAAGCTGGGCTTCCCGATGGCAACCCCGGATTTGCGTGATGAAGTGTTGGCTAAGCTGGAGGCTGCACAATGA
- the fmt gene encoding methionyl-tRNA formyltransferase, with translation MTEPLRIVFAGTPEFAAEHLKALLASPYEIVAVYTQPDRPAGRGQKLMPSPVKQLALEHNITVLQPPTLRNADAQAELAALKPDLLVVVAYGLILPQAVLDIPRLGCINSHASLLPRWRGAAPIQRAVQAGDSESGVTVMRMEAGLDTGPMLLKVTTPITAQDTGGSLHDRLAEMGPPAVIQAIAGLAAGTLEGEVQDDSLATYAHKLNKDEARIDWSRPAVELERLVRAFNPWPVCHSTLNGEALKVLAASLTEGTGAPGEIIGASKDGLLVACGEQALCLTRLQLPGGKALNFSDLFNSRREKFALGTVLGVVAQ, from the coding sequence ATGACCGAGCCACTGCGCATTGTTTTTGCCGGTACACCCGAATTTGCCGCCGAACACCTCAAGGCGCTGCTTGCCAGCCCTTATGAAATCGTCGCGGTGTACACCCAGCCGGATCGCCCGGCCGGGCGCGGGCAAAAACTGATGCCCAGCCCGGTCAAGCAGCTGGCGCTGGAGCACAATATTACCGTGCTGCAACCACCGACCCTGCGCAATGCCGACGCCCAGGCCGAACTGGCCGCGCTCAAGCCGGACCTGCTGGTGGTCGTCGCCTACGGTTTGATCCTGCCCCAAGCCGTACTCGATATCCCGCGCCTGGGTTGCATCAACAGCCACGCTTCGTTGCTGCCACGCTGGCGCGGCGCGGCGCCGATCCAGCGCGCGGTGCAAGCCGGCGACAGCGAAAGCGGCGTGACCGTCATGCGCATGGAAGCAGGGCTGGACACCGGCCCGATGCTGCTCAAAGTCACCACGCCGATCACTGCCCAAGACACCGGCGGCAGCCTGCACGATCGCCTGGCTGAAATGGGCCCGCCGGCCGTCATCCAGGCCATCGCTGGTCTCGCTGCCGGCACCCTGGAAGGCGAGGTGCAGGACGACAGCCTCGCCACCTACGCCCACAAACTGAACAAAGACGAAGCCCGCATTGACTGGAGCCGCCCGGCCGTGGAGCTTGAGCGCCTGGTGCGTGCGTTCAACCCATGGCCTGTCTGCCACAGCACGCTCAACGGCGAAGCCTTGAAAGTGCTGGCCGCGAGCCTGACCGAGGGTACAGGCGCTCCGGGTGAAATCATCGGCGCCAGCAAAGACGGCCTGTTGGTGGCGTGCGGCGAACAAGCGCTGTGCCTGACCCGTCTGCAATTGCCCGGTGGCAAGGCGCTGAATTTCAGCGATTTGTTCAACAGCCGTCGTGAGAAGTTTGCCCTGGGCACCGTTCTCGGCGTGGTCGCCCAATGA
- a CDS encoding peptidoglycan-binding protein — MRKSLLVLLLWAPFAVALIPQPGQRLDSSTQKAIQGFLLHNRILDSPQELDNAPYIVASDAGRVLGATGERIYARGSLDPAQPSYGIFRRGRVYTDPNTRELLGVNADDIGTARFLLADDLTTLAVQRVTQEVRPGDRLLRAEPDVGLADLKTPATAPFVEGHIIDIPKGVTQIGVLDTVTLNKGRRDGLVEGQLLTVIRAGASVRDALTGSPTRLPEVRAGTLLVFRTYEKLSYALVLSASRSLAVMDRFESADQTQ; from the coding sequence ATGAGGAAATCGCTACTCGTCTTGCTGCTGTGGGCCCCGTTCGCCGTGGCGCTGATTCCCCAGCCCGGCCAGCGCCTGGATTCTTCCACGCAAAAGGCTATCCAGGGCTTCTTGCTGCACAACCGCATACTCGACTCGCCCCAGGAACTGGACAACGCGCCCTATATCGTTGCCTCCGATGCCGGGCGCGTGCTGGGCGCCACGGGTGAACGCATCTATGCCAGAGGCAGCCTGGACCCGGCCCAGCCGAGCTATGGGATCTTCCGCCGAGGCAGGGTCTACACCGACCCCAACACTCGGGAATTGCTTGGGGTCAACGCTGACGACATCGGCACCGCGCGCTTTTTGCTGGCCGATGACCTGACCACCCTGGCCGTGCAAAGGGTGACCCAGGAAGTGCGCCCAGGCGACCGTTTGCTGCGCGCCGAACCCGACGTCGGCCTGGCGGACCTGAAAACCCCTGCAACTGCACCCTTCGTTGAAGGGCACATCATCGACATCCCCAAGGGGGTCACGCAGATCGGCGTGCTGGATACGGTGACCCTGAACAAGGGACGCCGCGATGGCTTGGTCGAAGGCCAATTGCTTACGGTGATTCGGGCTGGCGCCTCGGTGCGCGATGCGCTTACCGGTAGCCCGACGAGACTCCCGGAGGTTCGCGCCGGCACGCTGCTGGTGTTTCGCACCTATGAAAAGCTCAGCTATGCCCTGGTGCTCAGTGCGTCCCGCTCCCTGGCGGTAATGGACCGGTTCGAGAGCGCCGATCAAACGCAATAA
- a CDS encoding lysophospholipid acyltransferase produces MEKFKGALLVGALRLFALLPWRAVQAVGTGIGWIMWKTPNRSRDTVRINLSKCFPDMDPAERERLVGRSLMDIGKSLTESACAWIWPAQRSIDLVREVEGLEVLHEALASGKGVVGITSHLGNWEVLNHFYCSQCKPIIFYRPPKLKAVDDLLRKQRVQLGNRVAASTKEGILSVIKEVRKGGQVGIPADPEPAESAGIFVPFFATQALTSKFVPNMLAGHKAVGVFLHALRLPDGSGYKVILEAAPEDMYSTDTATSCAAMSKVVERYVGAYPSQYMWSMKRFKKRPPGEARWY; encoded by the coding sequence GTGGAAAAGTTTAAAGGCGCCTTGCTGGTAGGCGCTCTTCGGTTGTTTGCCCTGCTGCCCTGGCGCGCCGTACAGGCCGTCGGCACGGGCATCGGCTGGATCATGTGGAAAACCCCCAACCGCTCCCGCGACACGGTGCGGATCAACCTGTCCAAATGCTTCCCGGACATGGACCCGGCCGAGCGCGAGCGCCTGGTGGGCCGCAGCCTGATGGACATCGGCAAGTCATTGACCGAAAGCGCCTGTGCCTGGATCTGGCCGGCCCAGCGTTCCATCGACCTGGTGCGCGAAGTCGAAGGCCTGGAGGTGCTGCACGAGGCCTTGGCATCGGGTAAAGGCGTGGTGGGGATCACCAGCCACCTGGGCAACTGGGAAGTGCTGAATCATTTTTATTGCAGCCAGTGCAAGCCGATCATTTTCTATCGCCCGCCCAAGCTCAAGGCTGTTGACGACTTGTTGCGCAAGCAACGCGTGCAACTGGGCAACCGCGTGGCGGCTTCCACCAAGGAAGGCATTCTCAGCGTGATCAAGGAAGTGCGCAAAGGCGGCCAGGTGGGAATCCCTGCCGACCCCGAGCCAGCTGAATCCGCCGGGATCTTCGTGCCGTTCTTCGCGACCCAGGCACTGACCAGCAAGTTCGTACCGAACATGCTCGCGGGCCACAAGGCGGTCGGCGTGTTCCTGCACGCCCTGCGCCTGCCAGATGGCTCGGGCTACAAGGTGATCCTGGAAGCGGCCCCGGAAGACATGTACAGCACCGATACCGCCACGTCCTGCGCGGCGATGAGCAAGGTAGTGGAACGATATGTCGGCGCCTACCCAAGCCAGTACATGTGGAGCATGAAGCGCTTCAAGAAACGCCCGCCGGGCGAGGCGCGGTGGTACTGA
- a CDS encoding DNA-3-methyladenine glycosylase I, translated as MPRCFWCSEDPLYMAYHDQEWGTPLRDAQGLFELLLLEGFQAGLSWITVLRKREHYRKVLFGFDAQRLAKLTDAEIEALMQDPGIVRNRLKLNATRRNAAAWLALEDPVGLLWSFVGGVPKVNHFKDRSEVPAITPEAQAMSKALKKAGFTFVGPTICYAFMQASGMVMDHTQDCDRYADLANAG; from the coding sequence ATGCCACGCTGCTTTTGGTGTTCTGAAGATCCGCTGTACATGGCTTATCACGATCAAGAGTGGGGAACGCCGCTGCGCGATGCGCAGGGTTTGTTCGAGTTGCTTTTGCTCGAAGGGTTCCAGGCGGGCCTGTCCTGGATCACGGTTTTACGCAAACGCGAGCATTACCGGAAGGTCTTGTTCGGCTTTGATGCGCAGCGCCTGGCCAAGCTGACCGACGCTGAAATCGAAGCGCTGATGCAAGACCCGGGCATTGTGCGCAACCGTCTGAAGCTCAACGCCACACGCCGCAATGCCGCAGCCTGGCTGGCGCTGGAAGACCCTGTGGGTTTGCTCTGGTCGTTCGTCGGCGGCGTGCCCAAGGTCAATCACTTCAAGGATCGCAGCGAAGTCCCGGCAATTACGCCCGAGGCGCAAGCGATGAGCAAAGCCTTGAAAAAGGCCGGCTTCACCTTTGTCGGGCCGACCATCTGCTACGCGTTCATGCAGGCCTCGGGCATGGTCATGGACCACACTCAGGACTGCGACCGCTACGCGGACCTGGCCAACGCCGGTTAG
- the trkA gene encoding Trk system potassium transporter TrkA, whose product MKIIILGAGQVGGTLAEHLASEANDITVVDTDAERLRNLGDRLDIRTVQGRASFPTVLRQAGADDADMLVAVTNSDETNMVACQVAHTLFHTPTKIARVREAAYLTRAGLFDNDAIPVDVLISPEQVVTHYIKRLIEIPGALQVIDFAGGKAQLVAVKAYYGGPLVGQQLRQLREHMPNVETRVAAIFRRDRPILPQGDTVIEADDEVFFIAAKANIRAVMSEMRRLDETYKRIVIAGGGQIGERLAEAIESRYQVKIIEMSPARCRHLSDTLDSTVVLQGSASDRDLLMEENIADADIFLALTNDDEANIMSSLLAKRLGAKKVMTIINNPAYVDLIQGGDIDIAISPQLATIGTLLAHVRRGDIVSVHSLRRGAAEAIEAIAHGDSKSSKVIGRAIRDIGLPPGTTIGAIIRDEEVIIAHDDTVIATGDHVILFLVDKKHIRDVEKLFHVGLSFF is encoded by the coding sequence ATGAAAATCATCATCCTTGGGGCAGGGCAGGTCGGTGGCACGCTGGCTGAACATTTGGCCAGTGAAGCCAACGACATCACCGTGGTCGACACCGATGCCGAGCGCCTGCGCAATCTGGGCGACCGCCTGGACATCCGCACGGTACAAGGCCGTGCGTCGTTCCCGACCGTGCTGCGTCAAGCCGGCGCCGACGATGCCGACATGCTCGTCGCGGTCACCAATAGCGACGAAACCAATATGGTCGCCTGCCAGGTCGCCCACACGCTGTTCCACACCCCGACCAAGATCGCCCGTGTCCGCGAAGCGGCCTACCTGACCCGCGCCGGCCTGTTCGACAACGACGCCATTCCGGTGGACGTGCTGATCAGCCCGGAACAGGTGGTCACTCACTACATCAAGCGCCTGATCGAAATTCCGGGTGCCTTGCAGGTGATCGACTTCGCCGGAGGCAAGGCGCAGCTGGTCGCGGTAAAAGCCTATTACGGCGGGCCGCTGGTGGGCCAGCAACTGCGCCAACTGCGCGAACACATGCCGAATGTGGAAACCCGCGTGGCGGCGATTTTCCGACGTGACCGGCCGATCCTGCCCCAGGGCGACACCGTGATCGAAGCCGATGACGAAGTGTTTTTCATCGCGGCCAAGGCCAATATTCGTGCAGTGATGAGCGAAATGCGCCGGCTCGACGAAACCTATAAACGCATCGTCATCGCAGGCGGCGGGCAGATCGGCGAGCGCCTGGCCGAGGCCATCGAAAGCCGTTATCAGGTGAAGATCATCGAGATGAGCCCGGCGCGCTGCCGGCATTTGTCCGACACCCTCGACAGCACCGTGGTACTGCAAGGCAGCGCCTCGGATCGCGACCTGCTGATGGAAGAAAACATCGCCGACGCCGATATTTTCCTGGCGCTGACCAACGATGACGAGGCCAACATCATGTCCTCGCTGCTGGCCAAGCGGCTGGGAGCGAAGAAGGTGATGACCATCATCAACAACCCGGCGTATGTCGACCTGATCCAGGGCGGCGATATCGACATCGCCATCAGCCCGCAATTGGCGACCATCGGCACGTTGCTCGCGCATGTGCGCCGTGGCGACATCGTCAGCGTGCACTCCCTGCGCCGTGGCGCGGCGGAGGCGATCGAGGCGATTGCCCATGGCGACTCGAAGTCGAGCAAGGTCATCGGCAGGGCGATCCGTGATATCGGCTTGCCACCTGGCACCACCATCGGCGCAATCATTCGCGATGAAGAAGTGATCATCGCCCACGACGATACGGTGATCGCCACCGGTGACCATGTGATCCTGTTCCTGGTGGACAAGAAACATATCCGTGATGTGGAGAAGCTGTTCCACGTGGGGTTGAGCTTTTTCTGA
- the rsmB gene encoding 16S rRNA (cytosine(967)-C(5))-methyltransferase RsmB, with protein sequence MNPRLAAAKALAAVLNGKASLNSSLPTQLDKVEDRDRGFTQDLAFGTARWQPRLSALAAKLLQKPFKAADADVEALLLVGLYQLLYTRVPAHAAIGETVGCADKLKKPWAKALLNAVLRRAQRESEALLAELEHDPVVRTAHPRWLQKSLKAFWPEQWEAICAANNAHPPMILRVNRRHHSRDAYLQLLSEAGINAAPCVYSIDGIVLEAAADVRSLPGFAEGWISVQDEAAQLAADLLDLAPGQRVLDACCAPGGKTCHILEVEKDLGGVVAVDLEAKRLVRVRENLARLGLSAELIAADGRDTATWWDGKPFQRILLDAPCSATGVIRRHPDIKLTRQPDDIAALAVLQGELLDALWPTLEVGGILLYATCSTLPTENTEVIQAFLARTSGARELDLATTAGIKQPHGRQLLAQEGGHDGFYYAKLIKIAAARG encoded by the coding sequence ATGAACCCGCGTCTGGCCGCCGCCAAGGCCCTCGCCGCCGTGCTCAACGGCAAAGCGTCGCTGAACAGTTCGTTACCCACGCAACTGGATAAGGTTGAAGACCGCGATCGCGGTTTCACCCAGGACTTGGCGTTCGGCACCGCCCGTTGGCAACCACGCTTGTCGGCGCTGGCAGCCAAGCTGCTGCAAAAGCCGTTCAAGGCGGCGGACGCTGACGTCGAGGCGCTGTTGCTGGTGGGTCTCTACCAGTTGCTCTACACCCGCGTGCCGGCCCACGCCGCCATTGGTGAAACGGTTGGTTGCGCCGACAAGCTGAAAAAGCCCTGGGCCAAGGCCCTGCTCAATGCCGTGTTGCGCCGCGCCCAGCGCGAAAGCGAAGCGCTGCTGGCCGAGCTGGAACATGACCCGGTGGTGCGTACCGCGCATCCACGCTGGCTGCAAAAATCCCTGAAGGCCTTCTGGCCCGAACAATGGGAAGCCATCTGCGCTGCCAACAATGCACACCCGCCGATGATCCTGCGGGTCAACCGGCGCCATCATAGCCGCGACGCCTATCTGCAATTGCTCAGCGAGGCCGGCATCAACGCCGCGCCATGTGTGTACAGCATCGATGGCATCGTGCTTGAGGCCGCCGCCGACGTGCGCAGCCTGCCGGGCTTTGCCGAAGGCTGGATCAGCGTGCAGGACGAGGCCGCGCAATTGGCCGCCGACCTGCTCGACCTGGCGCCCGGCCAACGCGTACTGGACGCCTGCTGCGCGCCTGGCGGTAAGACTTGTCACATCCTGGAGGTCGAAAAGGACTTGGGCGGCGTAGTTGCCGTCGACCTGGAAGCCAAACGCCTGGTGCGCGTGCGCGAGAACCTCGCACGCCTGGGCCTCAGCGCCGAGCTGATCGCCGCCGACGGCCGCGACACCGCCACCTGGTGGGATGGCAAACCGTTCCAGCGCATCCTGCTGGACGCGCCGTGTTCGGCCACCGGCGTGATCCGTCGTCATCCGGACATCAAGCTGACCCGCCAGCCCGACGACATCGCCGCCCTGGCCGTGCTGCAAGGCGAACTGCTCGACGCGCTATGGCCGACCCTGGAAGTCGGCGGCATCCTGCTGTACGCCACCTGCTCCACCTTGCCCACCGAGAATACCGAGGTTATCCAAGCCTTCCTTGCCCGCACCAGCGGCGCGCGGGAGCTGGACCTTGCGACCACGGCCGGCATCAAGCAACCGCACGGCCGGCAACTGCTCGCGCAGGAAGGCGGGCATGATGGCTTCTACTACGCCAAACTGATCAAGATCGCCGCCGCGCGCGGCTGA